One genomic window of Coregonus clupeaformis isolate EN_2021a chromosome 12, ASM2061545v1, whole genome shotgun sequence includes the following:
- the LOC121546994 gene encoding uncharacterized protein LOC121546994 isoform X2 translates to MDFSNKNPSASSTSAQMFSSSAEYLQTVERCWDKSYYNEQKKLMKQFLVLQRQGVQSHVPHHTTVEDMSNWLVKNKTLEQFRKEAAEGNDIAHLTWEVNTQLRMRDIEHEAFTELATDLSQPIDSLDLNTDLSYLNPEVCDEVVRALKSISRSLAFQPYSKLCCPSKVVVDIVPRLLQALWSRQMEGPCDRYSMALSNMSVTIVLPVVDNLSGVLKALPVAQVYYSRSTGVRMVHSLNRKIQFLSSPEDLRRTLLIQSSTLISTIIEAVSTKVQRMFEAPADYIPLSSIRSWLSEPKASEVRPKCSDQLVISSELLRTIIGLIVYVVFEGHLEEDINLHYWPLINDIIHQLSLCGVKVTKRASKANWHLGWDQILEMVTNIHTHLHHYTGTELVLKFATSARATMLTRHMVHHVVEELVKLKDLDEGTTASGSSESVDVNLAITDHFVPILVKAVDWLQPLATTPAVDIAAPLITNSVKVDNITTTLTTTPVDLQSGDVVVKHPAPCIPTAGFATAPCILPPGFSPAPCTPPPSFALASCTPPPGFSPVSCPPPPGFSPASCPPPPGFAPAPCIPPPGFAPAPCTPPPGFAPAPCIPPPGFASASCTPPPGFSLASLPPPPVPPPAILRHIVLRFLEKSGCAPANCNPPPGFAPAPCTPPPGFAPAPCIPPPGFASASCTPRPGFAPAPCTPPPGFSPAPCIPPPGFSPAPCTPPPGFAPAPCIPPPGFGPAPCTPPPGFSPAPCIPPPGFASASCTPPPGFALASLPPPPVPPPAILRHIVLRFLEKSGCAPAHCTTPPGFAPAPCTPPPGFAPAPCIPPPGFASASCTPPPGFSPATCTPSPCFAANAMPGFGTKVILKQMVLLFLERLPPASEDLVSECLTVADRICTLFQSITARFRNIINEDLEKCTDSDSKQYWAYTFYWEYMKRYPSSQCLGIEAFTCDEERCLVVANLFAKKMYPKMFLSAEDLDTAEDSGSNGSVDMNLAISDEFVPNPVKVLEVLRPLSLPDIKEPLTTIHDKVVDNTTTTLVAAPVKVDNITTPLALTINPVNLKVTDEPVDLQSDVVVIKPKKSRVMRFFRRLFCRMSKDDFKV, encoded by the exons ATGGATTTTAGCAATAAAAACCCGAGTGCCTCTTCTACATCTGCACAG ATGTTCAGTTCGAGTGCTGAATACCTGCAGACTGTAGAGCGCTGCTGGGACAAGAGTTACTACAATGAGCAG AAGAAGCTGATGAAGCAGTTTCTGGTGCTCCAGAGACAAGGCGTCCAGAGTCATGTCCCTCACCACACCACTGTGGAGGACATGAGCAACTGGCTTGTTAAGAACAAGACCCTGGAGCA GTTCAGAAAGGAAGCAGCGGAAGGGAATGACATAGCTCACCTG ACCTGGGAGGTGAACACTCAACTCAGAATGAGGGACATTGAACATGAGGCTTTTACTGAGTTGGCCACCGACCTTAGTCAACCCATTGACTCACTTGACTTAAATACTGACCTCTCCTACCT AAACCCTGAGGTCTGCGATGAGGTTGTAAGAGCTCTAAAGAGCATTTCCCGGAGCCTGGCCTTCCAGCCGTACTCCAAGCTGTGCTGTCCCTCTAAGGTGGTGGTGGACATCGTGCCCAGGCTGCTCCAGGCCCTCTGGTCCCGCCAGATGGAAGGCCCCTGTGACCGGTACTCCATGGCCCTGAGCAACATGAGTGTCACCATAGTGCTGCCAGTAGTGGATAACCTCTCTGGAGTTCTGAAGGCCCTTCCTGTCGCTCAGGTCTACTACTCACGTTCCACTGGTGTCAGGATGGTCCACTCACTCAACCGTAAGATCCAGTTCCTAAGCAGCCCTGAGGACCTTAGGAGGACTCTTTTAATCCAAAGTTCCACCCTGATCAGCACCATCATTGAAGCTGTGAGCACGAAAGTCCAGAGGATGTTTGAAGCTCCTGCTGACTACATTCCATTAAGCTCTATCCGCAGCTGGCTATCAGAGCCAAAGGCGAGCGAGGTTCGTCCAAAGTGTTCTGACCAGCTGGTAATCTCCTCGGAGCTCCTGAGGACCATCATTGGTCTGATAGTTTATGTAGTCTTCGAAGGCcacctagaggaagacatcaacCTTCATTACTGGCCCCTCATAAATGACATAATCCACCAGCTGTCACTGTGTGGGGTCAAAGTCACAAAGAGAGCGAGCAAGGCTAACTGGCATCTTGGCTGGGACCAGATCCTTGAGATGGTGACAAACATCCATACCCATCTTCACCACTACACTGGCACAGAGCTGGTACTTAAGTTTGCAACATCTGCCAGGGCCACCATGCTAACGAGGCACATGGTTCACCATGTGGTCGAGGAGCTGGTAAAGCTGAAGGACTTGGATGAAGGGACAACAGCTTCAGGGAGCAGTGAG TCTGTGGACGTGAACCTGGCAATCACCGACCACTTTGTCCCTATCCTTGTCAAAGCGGTGGACTGGCTTCAACCCCTGGCCACTACCCCAGCGGTGGACATAGCAGCACCCCTAATCACTAACTCAGTCAAAGTGGACAACATCACAACAACCCTGACCACTACACCAGTTGACCTCCAGTCAG GGGATGTTGTGGTCAAACACCCAGCACCCTGCATTCCAACTGCAGGCTTTGCCACGGCACCATGCATACTACCCCCAGGCTTTTCCCCGGCACCATGCACCCCACCACCAAGCTTTGCTCTTGCATCCTGCACCCCACCACCAGGCTTTTCCCCAGTatcctgccccccaccaccaggCTTTTCCCCGGCATCATGCCCCCCACCACCAGGCTTTGCCCCAGCACCCTGCATTCCACCCCCAGGCTTTGCCCCGGCACCCTGCACCCCACCACCAGGCTTTGCCCCAGCACCCTGCATTCCACCCCCAGGCTTTGCCTCGGCATCCTGCACCCCACCACCAGGCTTTTCTCTTGCATCCTTACCCCCACCACCAGTCCCTCCCCCGGCCATCCTGAGACACATTGTCCTCCGGTTCTTGGAGAAGTCAG GCTGTGCTCCGGCAAACTGCAACCCACCACCAGGCTTTGCCCCGGCACCCTGCACCCCACCACCAGGCTTTGCCCCAGCACCCTGCATTCCACCCCCAGGCTTTGCCTCGGCATCCTGCACCCCACGACCAGGCTTTGCCCCGGCACCCTGCACCCCACCACCAGGCTTTTCCCCAGCACCCTGCATTCCACCCCCAGGCTTTTCCCCGGCACCCTGCACCCCACCACCAGGCTTTGCCCCAGCACCCTGCATTCCACCCCCAGGCTTTGGCCCGGCACCCTGCACCCCACCACCAGGCTTTTCCCCAGCACCCTGCATTCCACCCCCAGGCTTTGCCTCAGCATCCTGCACCCCACCACCAGGCTTTGCTCTTGCATCCTTACCCCCACCACCAGTCCCTCCCCCGGCCATCCTGAGACACATTGTCCTCCGGTTCTTGGAGAAGTCAG GCTGTGCTCCGGCACACTGCACCACACCACCAGGCTTTGCCCCGGCACCCTGCACCCCACCACCAGGCTTTGCCCCAGCACCCTGCATTCCACCCCCAGGCTTTGCCTCGGCATCCTGCACCCCACCACCAGGCTTTTCCCCAGCAACCTGCACTCCGTCGCCATGCTTTGCAGCTAATGCCATGCCAGGCTTTGGCACGAAAGTCATCCTGAAACAAATGGTCCTGCTATTCCTGGAGAGGCTCCCTCCTGCATCAGAGGACCTTGTGTCAGAGTGCCTCACTGTCGCCGATCGTATCTGCACGCTGTTTCAAAGCATCACTGCCAGATTCCGCAACATCATTAATGAGGACCTGGAGAAATGTACCGACTCTGACAGTAAGCAGTACTGGGCTTACACCTTCTACTGGGAGTACATGAAGAGGTATCCATCATCCCAGTGCCTGGGGATTGAAGCCTTCACATGTGatgaggagagatgtttagtggTGGCCAACTTGTTTGCAAAGAAAATGTACCCCAAGATGTTCCTCTCAGCAGAAGACTTGGACACGGCTGAAGATTCAGGGAGCAATGGA TCTGTGGACATGAACCTGGCAATCTCCGACGAATTTGTCCCTAACCCTGTCAAGGTGTTGGAGGTGCTTCGACCCCTGTCACTGCCAGACATCAAAGAGCCCTTGACCACTATCCATGACAAAGTGgtggacaacacaacaacaaccctGGTTGCTGCCCCAGTTAAGGTGGACAACATCACAACACCCCTGGCCCTGACCATTAACCCAGTCAACCTCAAGGTTACGGATGAACCAGTTGACCTCCAGTCAG ATGTTGTGGTCATCAAACCAAAGAAAAGCAGAGTCATGAGATTCTTCCGTCGACTTTTCTGCCGCATGTCCAAAGATGATTTCAAGGTGTGA
- the LOC121546994 gene encoding uncharacterized protein LOC121546994 isoform X1 produces the protein MDFSNKNPSASSTSAQMFSSSAEYLQTVERCWDKSYYNEQKKLMKQFLVLQRQGVQSHVPHHTTVEDMSNWLVKNKTLEQFRKEAAEGNDIAHLTWEVNTQLRMRDIEHEAFTELATDLSQPIDSLDLNTDLSYLNPEVCDEVVRALKSISRSLAFQPYSKLCCPSKVVVDIVPRLLQALWSRQMEGPCDRYSMALSNMSVTIVLPVVDNLSGVLKALPVAQVYYSRSTGVRMVHSLNRKIQFLSSPEDLRRTLLIQSSTLISTIIEAVSTKVQRMFEAPADYIPLSSIRSWLSEPKASEVRPKCSDQLVISSELLRTIIGLIVYVVFEGHLEEDINLHYWPLINDIIHQLSLCGVKVTKRASKANWHLGWDQILEMVTNIHTHLHHYTGTELVLKFATSARATMLTRHMVHHVVEELVKLKDLDEGTTASGSSESVDVNLAITDHFVPILVKAVDWLQPLATTPAVDIAAPLITNSVKVDNITTTLTTTPVDLQSGDVVVKHPAPCIPTAGFATAPCILPPGFSPAPCTPPPSFALASCTPPPGFSPVSCPPPPGFSPASCPPPPGFAPAPCIPPPGFAPAPCTPPPGFAPAPCIPPPGFASASCTPPPGFSLASLPPPPVPPPAILRHIVLRFLEKSGCAPANCNPPPGFAPAPCTPPPGFAPAPCIPPPGFASASCTPRPGFAPAPCTPPPGFSPAPCIPPPGFSPAPCTPPPGFAPAPCIPPPGFGPAPCTPPPGFSPAPCIPPPGFASASCTPPPGFALASLPPPPVPPPAILRHIVLRFLEKSGCAPAHCTTPPGFAPAPCTPPPGFAPAPCIPPPGFASASCTPPPGFSPATCTPSPCFAANAMPGFGTKVILKQMVLLFLERLPPASEDLVSECLTVADRICTLFQSITARFRNIINEDLEKCTDSDSKQYWAYTFYWEYMKRYPSSQCLGIEAFTCDEERCLVVANLFAKKMYPKMFLSAEDLDTAEDSGSNGSVDMNLAISDEFVPNPVKVLEVLRPLSLPDIKEPLTTIHDKVVDNTTTTLVAAPVKVDNITTPLALTINPVNLKVTDEPVDLQSEDVVVIKPKKSRVMRFFRRLFCRMSKDDFKV, from the exons ATGGATTTTAGCAATAAAAACCCGAGTGCCTCTTCTACATCTGCACAG ATGTTCAGTTCGAGTGCTGAATACCTGCAGACTGTAGAGCGCTGCTGGGACAAGAGTTACTACAATGAGCAG AAGAAGCTGATGAAGCAGTTTCTGGTGCTCCAGAGACAAGGCGTCCAGAGTCATGTCCCTCACCACACCACTGTGGAGGACATGAGCAACTGGCTTGTTAAGAACAAGACCCTGGAGCA GTTCAGAAAGGAAGCAGCGGAAGGGAATGACATAGCTCACCTG ACCTGGGAGGTGAACACTCAACTCAGAATGAGGGACATTGAACATGAGGCTTTTACTGAGTTGGCCACCGACCTTAGTCAACCCATTGACTCACTTGACTTAAATACTGACCTCTCCTACCT AAACCCTGAGGTCTGCGATGAGGTTGTAAGAGCTCTAAAGAGCATTTCCCGGAGCCTGGCCTTCCAGCCGTACTCCAAGCTGTGCTGTCCCTCTAAGGTGGTGGTGGACATCGTGCCCAGGCTGCTCCAGGCCCTCTGGTCCCGCCAGATGGAAGGCCCCTGTGACCGGTACTCCATGGCCCTGAGCAACATGAGTGTCACCATAGTGCTGCCAGTAGTGGATAACCTCTCTGGAGTTCTGAAGGCCCTTCCTGTCGCTCAGGTCTACTACTCACGTTCCACTGGTGTCAGGATGGTCCACTCACTCAACCGTAAGATCCAGTTCCTAAGCAGCCCTGAGGACCTTAGGAGGACTCTTTTAATCCAAAGTTCCACCCTGATCAGCACCATCATTGAAGCTGTGAGCACGAAAGTCCAGAGGATGTTTGAAGCTCCTGCTGACTACATTCCATTAAGCTCTATCCGCAGCTGGCTATCAGAGCCAAAGGCGAGCGAGGTTCGTCCAAAGTGTTCTGACCAGCTGGTAATCTCCTCGGAGCTCCTGAGGACCATCATTGGTCTGATAGTTTATGTAGTCTTCGAAGGCcacctagaggaagacatcaacCTTCATTACTGGCCCCTCATAAATGACATAATCCACCAGCTGTCACTGTGTGGGGTCAAAGTCACAAAGAGAGCGAGCAAGGCTAACTGGCATCTTGGCTGGGACCAGATCCTTGAGATGGTGACAAACATCCATACCCATCTTCACCACTACACTGGCACAGAGCTGGTACTTAAGTTTGCAACATCTGCCAGGGCCACCATGCTAACGAGGCACATGGTTCACCATGTGGTCGAGGAGCTGGTAAAGCTGAAGGACTTGGATGAAGGGACAACAGCTTCAGGGAGCAGTGAG TCTGTGGACGTGAACCTGGCAATCACCGACCACTTTGTCCCTATCCTTGTCAAAGCGGTGGACTGGCTTCAACCCCTGGCCACTACCCCAGCGGTGGACATAGCAGCACCCCTAATCACTAACTCAGTCAAAGTGGACAACATCACAACAACCCTGACCACTACACCAGTTGACCTCCAGTCAG GGGATGTTGTGGTCAAACACCCAGCACCCTGCATTCCAACTGCAGGCTTTGCCACGGCACCATGCATACTACCCCCAGGCTTTTCCCCGGCACCATGCACCCCACCACCAAGCTTTGCTCTTGCATCCTGCACCCCACCACCAGGCTTTTCCCCAGTatcctgccccccaccaccaggCTTTTCCCCGGCATCATGCCCCCCACCACCAGGCTTTGCCCCAGCACCCTGCATTCCACCCCCAGGCTTTGCCCCGGCACCCTGCACCCCACCACCAGGCTTTGCCCCAGCACCCTGCATTCCACCCCCAGGCTTTGCCTCGGCATCCTGCACCCCACCACCAGGCTTTTCTCTTGCATCCTTACCCCCACCACCAGTCCCTCCCCCGGCCATCCTGAGACACATTGTCCTCCGGTTCTTGGAGAAGTCAG GCTGTGCTCCGGCAAACTGCAACCCACCACCAGGCTTTGCCCCGGCACCCTGCACCCCACCACCAGGCTTTGCCCCAGCACCCTGCATTCCACCCCCAGGCTTTGCCTCGGCATCCTGCACCCCACGACCAGGCTTTGCCCCGGCACCCTGCACCCCACCACCAGGCTTTTCCCCAGCACCCTGCATTCCACCCCCAGGCTTTTCCCCGGCACCCTGCACCCCACCACCAGGCTTTGCCCCAGCACCCTGCATTCCACCCCCAGGCTTTGGCCCGGCACCCTGCACCCCACCACCAGGCTTTTCCCCAGCACCCTGCATTCCACCCCCAGGCTTTGCCTCAGCATCCTGCACCCCACCACCAGGCTTTGCTCTTGCATCCTTACCCCCACCACCAGTCCCTCCCCCGGCCATCCTGAGACACATTGTCCTCCGGTTCTTGGAGAAGTCAG GCTGTGCTCCGGCACACTGCACCACACCACCAGGCTTTGCCCCGGCACCCTGCACCCCACCACCAGGCTTTGCCCCAGCACCCTGCATTCCACCCCCAGGCTTTGCCTCGGCATCCTGCACCCCACCACCAGGCTTTTCCCCAGCAACCTGCACTCCGTCGCCATGCTTTGCAGCTAATGCCATGCCAGGCTTTGGCACGAAAGTCATCCTGAAACAAATGGTCCTGCTATTCCTGGAGAGGCTCCCTCCTGCATCAGAGGACCTTGTGTCAGAGTGCCTCACTGTCGCCGATCGTATCTGCACGCTGTTTCAAAGCATCACTGCCAGATTCCGCAACATCATTAATGAGGACCTGGAGAAATGTACCGACTCTGACAGTAAGCAGTACTGGGCTTACACCTTCTACTGGGAGTACATGAAGAGGTATCCATCATCCCAGTGCCTGGGGATTGAAGCCTTCACATGTGatgaggagagatgtttagtggTGGCCAACTTGTTTGCAAAGAAAATGTACCCCAAGATGTTCCTCTCAGCAGAAGACTTGGACACGGCTGAAGATTCAGGGAGCAATGGA TCTGTGGACATGAACCTGGCAATCTCCGACGAATTTGTCCCTAACCCTGTCAAGGTGTTGGAGGTGCTTCGACCCCTGTCACTGCCAGACATCAAAGAGCCCTTGACCACTATCCATGACAAAGTGgtggacaacacaacaacaaccctGGTTGCTGCCCCAGTTAAGGTGGACAACATCACAACACCCCTGGCCCTGACCATTAACCCAGTCAACCTCAAGGTTACGGATGAACCAGTTGACCTCCAGTCAG AAGATGTTGTGGTCATCAAACCAAAGAAAAGCAGAGTCATGAGATTCTTCCGTCGACTTTTCTGCCGCATGTCCAAAGATGATTTCAAGGTGTGA
- the LOC121546994 gene encoding uncharacterized protein LOC121546994 isoform X3, translating into MDFSNKNPSASSTSAQMFSSSAEYLQTVERCWDKSYYNEQKKLMKQFLVLQRQGVQSHVPHHTTVEDMSNWLVKNKTLEQFRKEAAEGNDIAHLTWEVNTQLRMRDIEHEAFTELATDLSQPIDSLDLNTDLSYLNPEVCDEVVRALKSISRSLAFQPYSKLCCPSKVVVDIVPRLLQALWSRQMEGPCDRYSMALSNMSVTIVLPVVDNLSGVLKALPVAQVYYSRSTGVRMVHSLNRKIQFLSSPEDLRRTLLIQSSTLISTIIEAVSTKVQRMFEAPADYIPLSSIRSWLSEPKASEVRPKCSDQLVISSELLRTIIGLIVYVVFEGHLEEDINLHYWPLINDIIHQLSLCGVKVTKRASKANWHLGWDQILEMVTNIHTHLHHYTGTELVLKFATSARATMLTRHMVHHVVEELVKLKDLDEGTTASGSSESVDVNLAITDHFVPILVKAVDWLQPLATTPAVDIAAPLITNSVKVDNITTTLTTTPVDLQSGDVVVKHPAPCIPTAGFATAPCILPPGFSPAPCTPPPSFALASCTPPPGFSPVSCPPPPGFSPASCPPPPGFAPAPCIPPPGFAPAPCTPPPGFAPAPCIPPPGFAPAPCTPPPGFAPAPCIPPPGFASASCTPRPGFAPAPCTPPPGFSPAPCIPPPGFSPAPCTPPPGFAPAPCIPPPGFGPAPCTPPPGFSPAPCIPPPGFASASCTPPPGFALASLPPPPVPPPAILRHIVLRFLEKSGCAPAHCTTPPGFAPAPCTPPPGFAPAPCIPPPGFASASCTPPPGFSPATCTPSPCFAANAMPGFGTKVILKQMVLLFLERLPPASEDLVSECLTVADRICTLFQSITARFRNIINEDLEKCTDSDSKQYWAYTFYWEYMKRYPSSQCLGIEAFTCDEERCLVVANLFAKKMYPKMFLSAEDLDTAEDSGSNGSVDMNLAISDEFVPNPVKVLEVLRPLSLPDIKEPLTTIHDKVVDNTTTTLVAAPVKVDNITTPLALTINPVNLKVTDEPVDLQSEDVVVIKPKKSRVMRFFRRLFCRMSKDDFKV; encoded by the exons ATGGATTTTAGCAATAAAAACCCGAGTGCCTCTTCTACATCTGCACAG ATGTTCAGTTCGAGTGCTGAATACCTGCAGACTGTAGAGCGCTGCTGGGACAAGAGTTACTACAATGAGCAG AAGAAGCTGATGAAGCAGTTTCTGGTGCTCCAGAGACAAGGCGTCCAGAGTCATGTCCCTCACCACACCACTGTGGAGGACATGAGCAACTGGCTTGTTAAGAACAAGACCCTGGAGCA GTTCAGAAAGGAAGCAGCGGAAGGGAATGACATAGCTCACCTG ACCTGGGAGGTGAACACTCAACTCAGAATGAGGGACATTGAACATGAGGCTTTTACTGAGTTGGCCACCGACCTTAGTCAACCCATTGACTCACTTGACTTAAATACTGACCTCTCCTACCT AAACCCTGAGGTCTGCGATGAGGTTGTAAGAGCTCTAAAGAGCATTTCCCGGAGCCTGGCCTTCCAGCCGTACTCCAAGCTGTGCTGTCCCTCTAAGGTGGTGGTGGACATCGTGCCCAGGCTGCTCCAGGCCCTCTGGTCCCGCCAGATGGAAGGCCCCTGTGACCGGTACTCCATGGCCCTGAGCAACATGAGTGTCACCATAGTGCTGCCAGTAGTGGATAACCTCTCTGGAGTTCTGAAGGCCCTTCCTGTCGCTCAGGTCTACTACTCACGTTCCACTGGTGTCAGGATGGTCCACTCACTCAACCGTAAGATCCAGTTCCTAAGCAGCCCTGAGGACCTTAGGAGGACTCTTTTAATCCAAAGTTCCACCCTGATCAGCACCATCATTGAAGCTGTGAGCACGAAAGTCCAGAGGATGTTTGAAGCTCCTGCTGACTACATTCCATTAAGCTCTATCCGCAGCTGGCTATCAGAGCCAAAGGCGAGCGAGGTTCGTCCAAAGTGTTCTGACCAGCTGGTAATCTCCTCGGAGCTCCTGAGGACCATCATTGGTCTGATAGTTTATGTAGTCTTCGAAGGCcacctagaggaagacatcaacCTTCATTACTGGCCCCTCATAAATGACATAATCCACCAGCTGTCACTGTGTGGGGTCAAAGTCACAAAGAGAGCGAGCAAGGCTAACTGGCATCTTGGCTGGGACCAGATCCTTGAGATGGTGACAAACATCCATACCCATCTTCACCACTACACTGGCACAGAGCTGGTACTTAAGTTTGCAACATCTGCCAGGGCCACCATGCTAACGAGGCACATGGTTCACCATGTGGTCGAGGAGCTGGTAAAGCTGAAGGACTTGGATGAAGGGACAACAGCTTCAGGGAGCAGTGAG TCTGTGGACGTGAACCTGGCAATCACCGACCACTTTGTCCCTATCCTTGTCAAAGCGGTGGACTGGCTTCAACCCCTGGCCACTACCCCAGCGGTGGACATAGCAGCACCCCTAATCACTAACTCAGTCAAAGTGGACAACATCACAACAACCCTGACCACTACACCAGTTGACCTCCAGTCAG GGGATGTTGTGGTCAAACACCCAGCACCCTGCATTCCAACTGCAGGCTTTGCCACGGCACCATGCATACTACCCCCAGGCTTTTCCCCGGCACCATGCACCCCACCACCAAGCTTTGCTCTTGCATCCTGCACCCCACCACCAGGCTTTTCCCCAGTatcctgccccccaccaccaggCTTTTCCCCGGCATCATGCCCCCCACCACCAGGCTTTGCCCCAGCACCCTGCATTCCACCCCCAGGCTTTGCCCCGGCACCCTGCACCCCACCACCAGGCTTTGCCCCAGCACCCTGCATTCCACCCCCAG GCTTTGCCCCGGCACCCTGCACCCCACCACCAGGCTTTGCCCCAGCACCCTGCATTCCACCCCCAGGCTTTGCCTCGGCATCCTGCACCCCACGACCAGGCTTTGCCCCGGCACCCTGCACCCCACCACCAGGCTTTTCCCCAGCACCCTGCATTCCACCCCCAGGCTTTTCCCCGGCACCCTGCACCCCACCACCAGGCTTTGCCCCAGCACCCTGCATTCCACCCCCAGGCTTTGGCCCGGCACCCTGCACCCCACCACCAGGCTTTTCCCCAGCACCCTGCATTCCACCCCCAGGCTTTGCCTCAGCATCCTGCACCCCACCACCAGGCTTTGCTCTTGCATCCTTACCCCCACCACCAGTCCCTCCCCCGGCCATCCTGAGACACATTGTCCTCCGGTTCTTGGAGAAGTCAG GCTGTGCTCCGGCACACTGCACCACACCACCAGGCTTTGCCCCGGCACCCTGCACCCCACCACCAGGCTTTGCCCCAGCACCCTGCATTCCACCCCCAGGCTTTGCCTCGGCATCCTGCACCCCACCACCAGGCTTTTCCCCAGCAACCTGCACTCCGTCGCCATGCTTTGCAGCTAATGCCATGCCAGGCTTTGGCACGAAAGTCATCCTGAAACAAATGGTCCTGCTATTCCTGGAGAGGCTCCCTCCTGCATCAGAGGACCTTGTGTCAGAGTGCCTCACTGTCGCCGATCGTATCTGCACGCTGTTTCAAAGCATCACTGCCAGATTCCGCAACATCATTAATGAGGACCTGGAGAAATGTACCGACTCTGACAGTAAGCAGTACTGGGCTTACACCTTCTACTGGGAGTACATGAAGAGGTATCCATCATCCCAGTGCCTGGGGATTGAAGCCTTCACATGTGatgaggagagatgtttagtggTGGCCAACTTGTTTGCAAAGAAAATGTACCCCAAGATGTTCCTCTCAGCAGAAGACTTGGACACGGCTGAAGATTCAGGGAGCAATGGA TCTGTGGACATGAACCTGGCAATCTCCGACGAATTTGTCCCTAACCCTGTCAAGGTGTTGGAGGTGCTTCGACCCCTGTCACTGCCAGACATCAAAGAGCCCTTGACCACTATCCATGACAAAGTGgtggacaacacaacaacaaccctGGTTGCTGCCCCAGTTAAGGTGGACAACATCACAACACCCCTGGCCCTGACCATTAACCCAGTCAACCTCAAGGTTACGGATGAACCAGTTGACCTCCAGTCAG AAGATGTTGTGGTCATCAAACCAAAGAAAAGCAGAGTCATGAGATTCTTCCGTCGACTTTTCTGCCGCATGTCCAAAGATGATTTCAAGGTGTGA